In one candidate division KSB1 bacterium genomic region, the following are encoded:
- the hflX gene encoding GTPase HflX: MPDVEREQLERAIVVGMIRPDQSRELVNEYLDELELLADTAGAEVLERIVQERSRIDPAYMIGRGKAQELAAAAKYLDIDLIIFDDDLTPAQVRNLESLCKTKIVDRSGLILDIFAKHARTREARTQVELAQLKYLLPRLTRQWQHLSRQIGGIGVRGPGETQLETDRRLIRTRIKFLQKELEKIAEQRTIRRKARRELFKAALIGYTNVGKSTLLNALTNAQVPTEDRLFATLDATIRAADLFEHRRVLFIDTVGFIRKLPPHLVASFKSTLEETADADLLLHVIDVSHPFFRDQMAAVEQVLVELNLNNRPILNVFNKIDKLEDQSLLRELSQTHQPCVFISAERGFFLGELIGKISEFIERQTRSLTVILPHRAGQAAARLHQLAEVEKIDYQENEIVVSLRATVENAERIARLAADNEGRVQ, encoded by the coding sequence ATGCCTGACGTCGAGCGCGAACAACTTGAGCGCGCCATAGTCGTCGGGATGATACGGCCGGACCAGAGCCGTGAGCTGGTCAATGAGTATCTTGACGAGCTGGAACTGCTGGCCGACACGGCCGGTGCCGAAGTGCTGGAGCGCATCGTTCAGGAGCGCAGCCGCATCGATCCGGCGTACATGATCGGCCGCGGTAAAGCGCAGGAACTCGCCGCCGCCGCCAAGTATCTGGACATCGATCTGATCATTTTCGACGATGATCTCACGCCGGCGCAGGTGCGCAACCTCGAGTCGCTTTGCAAAACCAAGATCGTTGACCGCAGCGGTCTCATTCTGGACATTTTCGCCAAGCACGCGCGAACGCGCGAAGCGCGGACTCAAGTCGAATTGGCTCAGCTCAAGTACCTGCTGCCTCGCCTTACGCGGCAATGGCAGCACCTTTCGCGGCAAATCGGCGGCATCGGCGTACGCGGTCCAGGCGAAACGCAATTGGAAACCGATCGCCGTCTCATTCGTACGCGCATCAAGTTTCTGCAGAAAGAACTGGAAAAGATCGCCGAGCAGCGCACTATTCGAAGAAAGGCGCGCCGTGAACTCTTTAAGGCGGCGCTGATCGGTTACACGAACGTCGGCAAATCGACGCTGCTCAATGCCCTCACGAATGCCCAGGTACCGACCGAAGACCGCCTCTTTGCCACCCTGGACGCCACCATCCGCGCGGCGGATCTCTTTGAGCATCGCCGGGTGCTGTTTATTGATACGGTCGGATTCATTCGTAAGTTGCCGCCGCATCTGGTCGCTTCCTTCAAGAGCACGTTGGAAGAAACTGCCGACGCCGATCTGCTTCTGCACGTCATCGATGTCAGCCACCCTTTCTTTCGCGATCAAATGGCGGCTGTGGAGCAGGTGCTGGTGGAGCTGAATTTGAACAACCGACCGATTCTGAATGTGTTCAATAAAATCGACAAGCTGGAAGATCAAAGCCTGTTGAGAGAACTGTCGCAAACGCATCAGCCCTGCGTCTTTATTTCGGCGGAACGTGGCTTTTTTCTCGGCGAACTTATCGGCAAGATCTCTGAATTTATCGAGCGGCAGACGCGCTCGCTGACGGTGATTCTGCCGCATCGTGCCGGCCAGGCCGCGGCCAGGCTGCATCAGTTGGCGGAGGTCGAAAAAATCGACTATCAGGAGAATGAAATTGTCGTTTCTCTGCGCGCAACCGTCGAAAACGCCGAGCGAATTGCGCGGCTTGCGGCTGATAACGAGGGGAGGGTGCAGTGA